A genome region from Nerophis lumbriciformis linkage group LG18, RoL_Nlum_v2.1, whole genome shotgun sequence includes the following:
- the LOC133617971 gene encoding basic immunoglobulin-like variable motif-containing protein yields the protein MQRPADGEQEGDGRLIIGSLPREAAAARRASSGELLLPRTCPVTHSREKFYTVCSDYALLNQAAAVRKQDEGPAAPKPPPAASDGDMEGVTPGNVKSTLAWEIDTTDFKAVLTRKNRTGKVKKWSSKKLKSDRASRNLQDASLHASLEDVKQRKVLDLRRWYCISRPQYKTSCGISSLVSCWNFLYSTLGAGSLPPISQEEALHILGYQPPFDDIKFGPFTGNATLMRWFRQINDNFRVRGCSYVLYKPHGKHKTAGETAEGALLKLTQGLKDNSMAYIYHCQNHYCCPVGFEATPLKAAKAYRGALASSEMEHWILIGEPSRKHAAIHCKKWADIVTDLNTQNPEYLDIRHLEKGIQRRTTKKVGGNLHCIMAFQRVNWQKMGPWALNLENLRHHAEDAQARPSAKRLVQLGRSHSTGSQDAAWRHLANRQRSSPDSDLEED from the exons ATGCAAAGACCCGCTGACGGCGAGCAGGAAGGAGACGGCCGCCTCATCATCGGCTCGCTCCCCCGGGAGGCGGCGGCGGCCCGTCGGGCTTCCAGCGGCGAGCTGCTCCTTCCCCGCACCTGCCCGGTCACTCACTCCCGGGAGAAGTTCTACACCGTCTGCTCCGACTACGCACTCCTCAACCAGGCGGCGGCGGTGAGGAAGCAGGACGAGGGGCCCGCGGCGCCCAAACCGCCGCCGGCGGCGTCGGACGGCGACATGGAGGGCGTGACCCCCGGCAACGTGAAGAGCACCCTGGCGTGGGAGATCGACACCACTGACTTCAAGGCGGTGCTCACACGAAAGAACCGAACGG GGAAGGTGAAGAAGTGGAGCAGCAAGAAGCTGAAGTCGGACCGAGCCAGTCGCAACCTGCAGGACGCCTCGCTTCATGCCTCTCTGGAGGACGTCAAGCAGAGGAAGGTTCTGGACCTCAGACGCTG GTACTGCATCAGTCGGCCACAGTACAAAACGTCATGTGGGATTTCATCGCTGGTGTCGTGTTGGAACTTCCTGTACAGCACGCTGGGCGCAGGAAG TCTGCCGCCCATCTCTCAGGAGGAGGCGCTACACATTCTGGGCTACCAGCCGCCGTTTGATGACATCAAGTTCGGGCCGTTCACAGGAAACGCCACGCTCATGCG GTGGTTCCGGCAAATCAACGACAACTTCCGCGTGCGAGGCTGCTCCTACGTCCTGTACAAGCCGCACGGCAAACACAAGACGGCGGGAGAAACAG CGGAGGGAGCGTTGCTGAAGCTGACCCAAGGCCTGAAGGACAACTCCATGGCGTACATCTACCACTGCCAGAACCACTACTGCTGCCCTGTGGGCTTTGAGGCCACGCCCCTTAAAGCAGCCAAGGCctacag AGGTGCTCTGGCCAGCAGTGAGATGGAACACTGGATCCTGATAGGAGAACCCAGCAGGAAGCACGCAGCCATCCACTGTAAAAA GTGGGCCGACATCGTGACTGACCTCAACACCCAGAATCCCGAGTACCTGGACATCCGCCACCTGGAGAAGGGCATCCAGAGGCGCACCACTAAAAAG GTGGGCGGCAACCTGCACTGCATCATGGCCTTCCAGAGGGTCAACTGGCAGAAGATGGGCCCCTGGGCTCTCAACCTGGAGAACCTGCGACACCACGCGGAGGACGCGCAGGCCAGGCCGTCCGCCAAGCGCCTGGTCCAGCTGGGCCGCTCCCACAGCACGGGGAGCCAGGACGCCGCCTGGAGGCACCTGGCCAACCGCCAGAGGAGCTCACCTGACAGCGACCTGGAGGAGGACTGA